The region TATACTCAAGAATTAATAACAAATAAAATAATAAAAAAAGAAATTATACTACAACCTTATCAAGCTGCAATTTTAAAATAATAATATTTAAATAAAAACCTTCTAAAATTATTAAATTAATTAGATTTTAGAAGGTTTTTTAGTTAAATTTCACTTGATATCTCCTGTAATGCTAGTTCTAATTGGTTTATACTACTTGAATGCATTCTTTTTAAACAAATATCATTTTTTTTACAGACTGCACAACATTTTTTAGATATTTTATGACTTACTGTCCCTGTAAACATCACTACAGCATCAACATTTTTAATCTTTTTATTAAAATTAGGTACATTTTCATTAAAAATTTTACATTTAAACCCATATTTTTTTGAAATATTTTTATATTCTCTTTCTATTCCTTTTATTCCACCTGCTATCACTATGCACATAAATTACACCTCACATTTATTTTGAATTTCAAAATTTTTATATTCAAAGTATAATACATTGTTTTAATTTTGTCAATATTCTTATTTAAAATTTGATTTTTGATTTCTTTTGAGGTAAATTAATAATATAGAAGTTTATTTTGTTAATAAAAAAGTATAACATTTAATTTTTATATATTATAAATTATTATTTTTTTCACAAAACAACATAAGGAGGTTTATTTTATGAAAATAATAACAAACGATATCAAAAAGGTATTAGATGAAATTCACAAATTAGAAAATGCTCTTGAAAAAGCTTATGCTGAAGAAAATCATATTCTAGTAAAAGAGTATACTAAAAAATTAGAAACATTAAATGAAGAATACGCTTCTCTTAGAAAAAACCGACATGACAAGATAAATGCATAATTTTTAAAGAGACTTAAATGTCTCTTTATTTTTATTTCAAAAAAATTCTTGACTTTTATAGTATATTATAGTATAAATTTAATATAACATATTTTTCTTATGCTATAAATAAGAAATTAAGGGGGGAGAATTTTGCAACTACCTACTAAAACAAAAACAGGGCTTAAAGCTTTAATATATATTGCTATGCAAAACGAAAAATATAGATGTAGTATTAAAGAGATCTCTGAAGAACTAAATATATCTAATAGATATCTCGAACAGATTTTTAGATATTTTAAAAAATCAAATATTTTAGAAGGAAGTAAAGGACCTAATGGTGGATATAAATTACTTAAAAAAGCAAATAAAATATCATTATATGAAATAATTTCTTTATTACAACCAGAATTAGTTAAAAAAGATATCTTTGAAAATAAAGATAAATATGAAACATCTATTAATATTACTTTATCAAAACCACTTGACGATTTAATTATCAGATTTTTAAAAAAGATATCCTTACAAGATTTGATAGATAATTTTAATTTAGAAGAAAACTATATGTATTATATTTAAGGAGGAAAAAATGATTTATAACAACATTTTAGAATTAATAGGAAAAACACCAATTGTAAAATTAAATAGTATTAATACTTTTGGAACAGAAATTTTAGTAAAATTAGAGTCTTTTAATCCAGGCGGAAGTGTAAAAGATAGAATTGCTAAAAATATGATTGAATCAGCTGAAAAACAAGGATTAATTAATAAAAACACCATGATAATAGAACCTACTAGTGGAAACACTGGAGTAGGACTTGCTATGACTGCTGCTGCAAAAGGATATAAACTTATTCTTACAATGCCTGATACAATGAGTATTGAAAGAAGAAATCTTTTAAAAGCTTATGGTGCTGAACTTGTTCTTACTGATGGAAAGCTTGGAATGAAAGGCGCTATTGACAAAGCTATTGAATTAAATGAAACTTATGAAAATTCAATAATTTTACAACAATTTGAAAATCCTGCAAATCCTGATGTACATAGAAAAACTACTGCTATTGAAATATTAGAAAACACTGAAAAAAATATTGATATTTTTGTAGCTGGTGTTGGTACTGGTGGGACTGTAACTGGTACTGGTGAAATATTAAAAAAAGAAATTCCAACTATAAAGGTTATTGCTGTAGAACCTGAAAATTCTGCTGTACTTTCTGGAAATGGCCCAGGACCACATAAAATTCAAGGTATTGGAGCTGGATTTATACCTAAAGTGTTAAATACAGATGTATTTGACGAAGTCATTCAAGTATCAAATGAAGAATCTTTTAAACACGCTAGATTATTAGCTCAAAAAGAAGGGATTTTAGCTGGAATTTCAAGTGGAGCTGCACTTGCTGCTGCTTTAAAATTAGCTCAAAAAGAAGAAAACAAAGGAAAAAAAATATTAGTAATATTACCTGACACTGGTGAAAGATATCTTTCAACTGGAATATTTGAATAAATGACAAAATAGAAAACAAGTCTCTATCTATTTGACAGAGACTTGTTTTTTTATATATAAATTTATCCCTTTAATTACTCTTTACTATACTCTACTTCTTTATTTCTTATAAATAAAAAATTTCCAAGTGCTAAAATTGCTACTATTATTCCTATCGGATATGCAATTTTTTCAGATATTTTAAATCCTTCTTTTGCTATTAAAATATATGTGATGATTACAGAAGTCATAAAAGTTGCTGGTATTGCTGCTATCAAATAATTTTTACCATTATTTTTTAAATAAACCGCTCCTGCCCATAATGCTATTGTTGCAAGAGTTTGATTTGACCATGCAAAATATCTCCATAGTATCGTAAAATCTACAAAACATAGTACAAGTCCAATTGAAAATAAAGGGATTGCTATTAAAAATCTATTTTTTACTGGCCCTTGTTTAAATTTTGTTGCATCCGCTATTGCAAGTCTTGCACTTCTAAAAGCTGTGTCACCAGAAGTTATTGGTGCCGCAACTACTCCAAGTAACGCCAATGCTCCTCCTATTTTCCCAAGTAGTGAATTTGATATTGTATTTACTACTACTGCTGCACTTCCTGCTGCAGCTAAATTTTTTGTACTTCCAAAGAATGCCATTGCCGCTGCTGCCCAGATTAATGCTACTATACCTTCAGCTACCATTGCTCCATAAAATACTTTTCTTCCCTCTCTTTCACTTGTAATACATCTAGCCATCATTGGTGATTGTGTAGCATGAAATCCTGATATTGCTCCACATGCTATTGTTACAAATAAATATGGAAATGGATTTAATGTTTTTGGATGTAAATTTTGTAATGTTAATTCTGGGATATGATAGCCTTTAAATATTATTCCGCCTGCTATTCCTATTCCCATTATAATTAACGAAGCTCCAAATATAGGATAAATTTTAGCTATTAATTTATCTATAGGAAGTACTGTAGCTATTAAATAATATATTATAATTATACCTACCCACCAAAATTTTCCTATTCCACTAAGATTTGCTAAAATTGCTGCAGGACCATTTATAAAAACTACTCCAACTAAAACTAATAATACCACTGAAAATACTCTCATAATTTGTTTTGCGTTATTTCCTAAATAAATACCTACTACTTCTCCAATTGTAGCGCCATCATGTTTTAATGATAACATTCCTGACATATAGTCATGAACTGCTCCTGCAAATATTGTTCCAAATACTATCCACAAAAATGCTATTGGTCCCCAAAGAGCACCTGCTATTGCTCCAAATATAGGCCCTAGTCCAGCAATATTTAAAAATTGTATTAAAAAAGCTCTTTTCCAATCAATTTCTACATAATCTACACCATCATTCATTCGTTTTGCTGGTGTATCTGCATCTGTTACTCCAAATACTTTTTCAACATATTTTCCATAAAAAATATATCCTAATATTAAAATAATTAATGAAATAAAAAATGTAAACATAAAAAAACCTCCTAAAAGAATTTGTAGTTGTTGCAATACAATAATACTTCTAAAAGGTTTTATTTTAAATATTTCCAACATAAAAAGTCATTTTTAAAACACAAATTGCATAATAATTACACTAAATCATATTCATAATAATTCTAAACTCTTTTATATTATTTCTGCTTACTAATACTTCTTCATCAAAATCTTTTATTTTTAATTTATATGTGTTATTAAACCAAGGAATTATTTCTTCTATTTTTTCTAAATTTACAATATATGATCTATGTGTTCTAAAAAATTTCTTTAAAGGAAGTTTTTCTTCAAAATCACTTATTTTTGATTTTGCAATATATATATTATGTTTAGTATAAATCTTACTTTCTCTCTCACATGCTTCTATAAAAAGAATTTCATCATAATCTAAAACATACATTTTTTCTTTAAACCATCCAACTACTCCATCTATTCCTCTATTTTTTTTCTCTTTTTTTTCATCTATTTCTTCATTATTAGTTAATTTCATTAAACATTTTATAATTGTTTCTTCAGAGTATGGTTTTAAAATATAATCATATGCTTTTACTCTAAATGCATCTATTGCATATTCTGCATAAGCAGTAATAAATACTATTTTTATATCATCATATAATCCTTTAATTATTTCTGCCAAACTCATTCCATCTATTCCAGGCATATTAATATCTAAAAATACTATATCTATTCTATAATCTTTTAAAAATTTTATTACTTCAAGCGGATTTTCAAATTCATCTAATATTTCAATATTACTAAATTCATTAATAAAATACTTCAACTCTTCTCTTGACGGAAATTCATCATCTACAATTATACAGTTCATTTTTCCCCCTTTATCTATATTTCAAATTTTATTTGTGTACCTTGAGTTAATCTATTTATTTCTATTTCATTATCATATATTAATTTTAATCTATGATATACATTATTTAATCCTATTTTACTTGATTCAATATTATTATTATGTATTTTTTCAATGATTTCTTTTTTTATTCCTACTCCATTATCAGTTACTTCTATATATATTTTATCTTTTTTATCTTTTATATATACCCAAACAGTATCTCCGATTCCAGATTCTATTATTCCATGTTTTATAGCATTTTCAACAAGTGGTTGTATTGTAAATGCAGGTATTTCTTTATTTAAAATACTTTCATCTATTTCATAAATTATATTTAATCTATTTCCAAATCTTGCTTTTTCTATATTTACATACGATTTTACATGCTCTATTTCCTTAGAAATTTTTACAAATTTTTCTCCCGCTTCTATATTATATCTAAAATATGTAGATAAATTTATTATTATCTCCCTTGCTTTTTCTGGATTTATTCTTACAAATGACGCTATTGTATTTAATGCATTAAATAAAAAATGCGGATTTATTTGAGCTTGTAATGCCTTTATTTCTGCTGTTTTAGCAGTTTTTTTTACATTTTCTAATTTACTAATTTCCATTTGTGTTGAAATCAGATTTGAAAGTCCCTCTACTAAATATTTTTGCTTTTCTGTCATTTGCTTTTCTGATGAAAAATATATTTTTATTGTTCCTATTATTTGATTTTCACTTTTCAATGGTGATATTATTGCTGATTTTATACTTTTTAAATGTTTTTCATTATAAATAAAATTTATCATATCTTCTTTTCTATCACAAATTAATGTTTTCCCAGTATATAGTACATCCTTAGTAGCTTTGCTTAATATTTTTTGATGCGTTATTGTAAATTCATCTTTTTTTGAAAAATATGATAAAATATTTTCTTTATCAGTAATTACAACTAAATCAGCATTTAAGGAATTTAAGACAGTAGCACATACTTTTCTAAGTGAACTATTATTTAATTCTCTAAAATATGGTAATGTTTTATTAGCAATTTCAAGAGCTAATTTAGCTTGTTCTCCTGCTACTCTGTCTTTTTCTTTTTTTATACTTTCTGTAATAAGAATAATTACAGATACTCCTACTGCATTTGCAAAAACCATAGGCACATATATATTTCGTACTATATCAAAAGCTTTTTCAAATGGTTTTGACAAGATTAAAATAAATGCCATACTTATATTTTCTACTAAAAATCCTCCTATAAATCCATATATATATCTATTTTGTAAATTAGATTTTTTATAAAAATATCCTCCTATAAATCCTCCTATTATTGTTGCTATCCCACATGGAATAGATGTTATCCCACCTATGTCAATTAATATTCTATGCAATCCTGCCATTATTCCAGCTAACATTCCTACAAGAGGTCCTCCTAAAAGTCCTGCTACTACTACTCCTATATTTCTAGTATTTGCTATAGCACCTTTATAATCTACACCTACATAAGTCCCTATTATTGCCATTGTCCCAAATATTAATGATAAAAATAATTTATCATACAATGAGAAATTATCTTTTTGCATAATTTTTTGAAAAATTTTAAGCTTTGATAAAAAAAATGCTATTGCTATTACATATCCCAAATTATTTAACAAATGACTAAATAATATTAACATAATACCTCCTACATATAAAATAAAAATGCTCCATTTCTTTTTTTATCTTTATCTTTTCTAAACGAAAAATAATTATCATCATAAGTACATTTTTCACTAATAATCATATCTTTTATTCCTAAATTTTTCAATAGATTATAATTAAATTTTTTATTATCAAAATATATTTTATTATTTTTTTCTAAAAAGACATTTTTAAGTGTGTTTTTATCAAATTTCATTATAAACTGTTCTCTAAAATCTTTTTGTACTTCATAATTTAATGCACTTATTCCAGGACCAATAGCTATTAATAAATTGTCTTTTCTACTGTTAAATTTCTTTTCTAATAAATAAACAGAAGATTTTACTATTTCTTGATAACTTCCTTTCCAACCACTATGCAAAAGAGAAATTATATTATTTTTCTTATCTAAAATATATATTGGTAAACAATCTGCATGTAATGTAAATAATACAACATTCTCTAAATTTGTAATAAATCCATCAATATTTTCATAATAATTTTCTTTAGTATCCGTTATTATTTTTATATTTTTTGAATGTGTTTGTTTTGCATAAATAATTTCTTTTTTTATCCCTTGTTTTTTTAAAAAAAAACTTCTATTTTTTATATTTTCAAATGACATATCACCATCATTTTTATCTGAAAATATAGCTTTCACTCCGTAATCTTGAAATTTTTTAAATTCAATCATAATATTAGCTTCTCCTCATTAATTTTAAAAATTTTTTTAACCATTTTATTAAAATTCAAAAAAATTAATTAATTTTTTAAAAATACTTTTTTTTATATCTGCTCTATTAGTATTTTGTTTTTTAGATAAATCATTAATATCTTTATTAAATTTAGTATTTTCTTCTCCTCTTTTTAATAAATATTCACTAAGTATATCCAAAATAGCTTTATCATTTTCTATTATTTTTCTAAATGTCATTTTATCAAGAACTAACAATTCTAAATCTGTTGTAGCTACTACTGTCGCATTTCTTTTGTTACCTGTAAGCAAAGACATCTCACCAAAAAAATCGCCTTTTTTCAAATTTGCTATTTTTCTATTATTAATAAATATATCTACTATTCCTGATTGAATAATAAAAAATGAATCCCCTTCTTCACCTTCTTTAACAATTATTTCTCCTTTTCCATATCTTAAAACTCTTATTTTTTTGCTTAATTCATTTTTACTTTTTTCTGATAAACTTTTTAAAAATTCTATTTTATTAATTAAAACTTTTCTATTTTCGAACTCCTGTTTATTTTCTTCTTTAACATCTTTAATTATTTCTATATTTTCTCTTACTGGAAAAGGTATTTTAATCCCATTTCTTAAAAAACTATACCAAATTTCTCTATAAATATCTGTTTTTATACTCCATCTATTCAAATAATCATCTACTACCCATATTCTTAATATATAATCAATTGAAAAATCTCCGTATTGTCTTATCAAAACTTCTGGTAATGGATCTTTTAATACTTTTTTATTATTTTTAGCTATTTCCAGTAAAACTTTTATTACTTTATTAGGTGGATCATTATATGAAGTTCCTATTTCTATATCTATTCTATATTTTGATTTTCTATAATAATTAATAAATTTATCTTTTAATAAAATACTATTTGGAATACTTACTACTCCACCACCAAACTTTGTAATTTTTGTAGACCTCCAATCAGTATCATTAACCTTTCCTTCAATATTATCTACTACAACACTGTCTCCTCTTTTAAAATTTTTTTCAGAAGTCAAAACTATTCCCGCTATAAAATTGGTTAATGTATCTTGAAGAGCAAGACCTATTACTGCTGAAAGAATTGCTGACGTTGTTAAAAATGGTGTTAAATTAATATTATAATATTTTTTTAATGCAAAGAAAAAACTTACTATAAAAATAACTATTAAAATTACACTTCTTAATAATTTAGGTATTTCAAAATGTATAATTTTATAAGAAGTTTCATCTAAAAATATACCTAAAATTTTTATTACTAAAAATGTAACTGTTATAAAATATAATCCTATTGTTTTATTATTGAAATCAAACAAATACTCAAACCCTTCTCTTAATATTACTAAAATTAAAATAAAAAACAAATATGTATTTAATTTTTTAAAATTTTTTATTATTCTTTTTGATAAAAACATAAGAAAAATAAAAAAAAGAATTATTATTAATAAAATATCTCCTTTAATTCCCATAATTACCACCTAATTTATTAATTTTTTTTTAATTTTGCCGATATTATAAATATATAATTATAATATACTCTTATTGTAACTGATAATTTAATATACTTCAATATTTATTTTAGGAGGTTTTTATGCTAATAAATACTGAGTTTAATTATAAAGAAATAAAAAAATTCTTTATAGAAAATATCGATAAAAATATCCATTTTGAAAATTTAAATTTTTTAAATAATGATTTAAATAGTCGTTTTATTTTTGATTCTAATACTTCTACTATTGATGATATTAGTTTCATTGAAATAAATAATTATAAAATAATTAATTTATATTTTAAAATAATTGATTCTTCTAATTCTTATTTACAATTCATATTTGAAAACGACATTTTTAACAATTGCTATTTATTCACAACCATAAATACTATATATCCTTCTGAAAAAAAAGAGTGGATCTATTGGCTTGGAAATGAACATATTACTGGTATCATAAATGATGATATTTTTATACTTGAAGACACTCCCTTAGAAAAAACTGTTACTACACTTTATAAAATAGTTAAAAAAATATTCCCAAATTTTAATAATTTCACAAATGTAAATTTTAATAATTCTGATTCTAATGTTTCTACAAATTTACTTCATTTAATCTCTTCTGAATTAGGTATTAGTATCAAAGAAGTATTTTCAAAATTTAATACAGCTATTTCTTCTATAGATTGGATTATTGATTTACTTTTAAACGAATCCGAAGCTGAATTTTATATAATACTATCAGAAGGTGACTTAGAATCTGAATATAAAAAATTATCCTATTTTGAAAAATTAAAATATATTGAAAAATCAAAAAACAAAGAGAATTCAAATATAAAAAAAGAGAGTATGATTTTTTACAGAGATGTTGAAAACGAATTTTATTCAAAAGAATATATAAAATTAACTATTAATCATGAGAAATTTTCTCCAAATATAAGCATTGATATAGGTATTCCACTTTCTACATCTGATATAAAACTTTTATAACTACCAAATAATTTGGTAGTTATATTTTTATTGTTGACAAACCGACTGTTCTGTATTATAAATATATTGAGGTGATTTTATGAAAGTAACAACACGTCAGTTAATTATAACTACATTTTATAAATTAATAGCCAAAAAAGGCTATGATAAAGCTAGCTTAAATGACTTGGTAAAAGAAACTGGCTTATCAAAAGGTGCTATTTATCATTATTTTAATACCAAAGATGATATATTTATTGCTACAATTGAGTTTTTATTCGAATCAATGATGCGCTTTGATTTTTTAGATATTGATAACATTACAAAAAAAAATTATAAATTAATACTAAAAAATATTGGTAATAATATTTTAAATTTTGGACAAGTTGACCCTTATTATTCAAGATTTCAATTTGAATTTATAAATCAAGCATTTAGAATAGCAATAGTAAAAGATTATTTAATAAAATTTCTTCAAAAGTATCTAGAATTTTTCAATTCTTTTTTTGATCACCTTTATAAAAAAAATATTATTTCAAAGAAAAAAGATCATGAAATAATTAAACAATTATTTTTTATGATGCTTGATTCTATGGTCTTATATAAAACATTAGATATACCTTTTAATTTTGAAAAAAATTGGGAAAAATTTATAGATTTAATTTTAAATGAGGAGGATTAAAATGCTTGAAAAGTTAGGGAAATTTGTCATAAAAAAATATCGTTTAGTTTTATTATTTAGTTTCATTATCACAGTTATTTCAATATTTTTTATTACAAAATTAAAAATGAATATGCAATTTATGGATTTACTTCCTAAAAATGACAATTCAGTTATTATTTATAAAAAAGCTCTTAAAAATTTTAATAGTTTAGATTCTATAATTGTCGGAATTAAAGGGAACAATAAAAATGATATTGAAAAATTTTTAAATGATGTCCCTAAAACATTGGAACAATGGAATGAAATAAAAAGTATAAATTATGCTCAAAATGATGAATTCCTTTTAAAAAATGGACTTATTACACTCAAAGAAAAAGATTTAAAAGATTTAGTGCCTCTTCTTTCTTCTAATTCTATAGCTGAATTCATAAAAAGTTCTAATGATAATTTTGAAAAAACATACATAAATTCATCTGATTCAGAAAAAATTAATAAAAATAGTAACAAAATAATTTTTTTGCTTAATTTTTTAAAAGACTTTTTAACAAAAGCAAATAACGGAACCTTAAATAATAAAGATACAAAAAGATTTTTTAGAGGAAATAAATATTTCATTTCTCCTGATAACACTTTAGGTATATTTATAATTAAATCTGCTATAAGTATAGATGATATTATTGAAGTTACAAATTTTATCAACAAATTAGAAGCTTATCTAAATAAAGAAGGAAAAAAATATAATGTTTCTACTTCGCTTACTGGTTCTCAAGTAATTTCAAGAGATGAAATGATAGTTAGTACAAAAGATATGAACCTTACTTCTACTTTATCAATAATCCTTATGCTTTTATTATTTATTATTTCATTTAAACTAATACGTTATTCTTTTCTCGCTATTATCCCTTTAATAATGGGAATTATATGGTCAATGGGAATAACTTATTTGATATTTGGTTCATTAAATATGTTAACTGCTATGATGGGTGCTATTTTAATTGGACTTGGAATTGATTATTCAATACATATTATATCTGTTTTTTTAGATGAAAAAAAATCAAAGGAAAACTTAGAAACAAACTTACTTAATGTATATAAAAAAGTAATAAGAGGTATTATTACTGGTTCTATTACTACTAGTATAGGTTTTATAATGTTTAGTTTTAGCAAGTTTCCTGGGTTCAAAGAATTTGGTATTGTCCTAGGAATAGGTATTATTTGTACTCTATTAGCTGCTATTTTTACACTTCCCGCATTACTTATGGTATTTGGTAAAAAAAAATTAAAAGTCAAAACTAATAAACCTATTTATATCTTGGAAAAATTGGAAATTCCAGTAATTAAATATAAATATATTACTTTAATCATTTTAATAATAATAATTTCCATTTTATCTATTAAATCTACAAATTTTAAATTTGAAAAAGATATGATGAAAATAGAAGCTAAAGGATTGAAAAGTATAGCATTAAATAAAGAAATTATAAAAAAATTTGATTTTACTTCTGATAACTCCATTATAATTAATAAAAATTTAAAAGAAGCTCAATCTAATTATGAAAAACTTGATAAACTAGCTAGCGTCGGTGAAATTTCTTCTATTGCACAATATCTGCCTTCTATTGAAAAACAAAATAAAAGATTAGCTATTATAAAAAATATCAAAAAAAGCTCTTTAATAAAAGTTGACAATAATATTTATGAAGATAAGCTTATTGAAGAGCTTTATAGGTTAGAAAATAATATTATTGAACTTTCTGACCTTAGCTATGTAAGTGGAGACATAAAAATAACTAATAAATGTGATGAGTTTATTAACTCAAATATAATATCAAATATTATTGATAATCTAGACTCTAAAAATATTCAAAAATCTCAAATAAACTTTTTTAAATCACTTAAAACCCTTATATTAAATCATAACGAAAATATAATTACATTAAACGATATTCCAAATAGTATAAAAAATGAATTTGTTGGTAAAAATAATGAATTTATAACTACAATTTATCCTAAACACGACTTATGGAATGAAGATTTTCAAAAAAAATTTTTAACTGAAATAGATAATGTTAATAAAAATAATAGTGGTACCGCTAAAATATTTATTAAAGTTGTTGAAGCCGAAAAAACTGAAGGAAAAAAAGTTCTTATTTATACTGTTATTGCTATATTTATAGTTTTATTATTTGATTTAAAAAGTTTTAAATATGCAATATTTGCACTTCTTCCTATGCTTATAACTATACTTGCTATATTAGGAATAATGGGATGGACTGGTTTTAAATTTGATGTTGTAAATATCATTGGTATTCCATTAATTATTGGTATAGGTGTTGATGATGGTGTTCATTTAATTCACCGATATTTGCAGGAAAAAGATTTATTAATTACATTTAGAAGTACTGGAAAAGCTATTACACTAACTACTCTTACCACTGTATTTGCCTTTGGTACTCTAATGTTTGCAAAATATCGTGGCTTTATTGGTTTTGGGTTTTTACTCAGTTTAGGAGTAACTCTTGCATATTTATTTACTTTATTTTTACTAGTTTCATTAATTGCTATCTTCGATAAAATAACATTTAAATAGGAGGCTTTAAAATGAAAAAATTTATTTTTATGTTTCTAATAATATTTTCAATAACTACCTTTTCTAAAACAACTATAAATGAAATATTAAAAAATATTAAAAAAAACAATAATTATAATAGTAGTTTTCAAATATCTACTATGAAAATAGAAAAAAATGGAAAAATAACATCTAGTATGATTTTTGAGTCATATTCAAAAAAAATAAATAATAATACTTTCCAATTAATGAAATTTACTTCTCCAAGTAGATTAACGGGTACATCTATACTTTCCAAAAATGGAAATACATGGTATTATAATAAAAGAACAAATAGAGTAAGACTTTTATCTAAAAGTGCGAAAAATGGAAACCTTATGGGCTCTAGTTTTTCATATGATGATATGGATTTTGATTATGAAAAAGATTTTAACTCTATTTTATTAAAAGAAGATAAAAAGTATTATTATTTAAAATTAGTTCCAATAGATAAAAATAAAAAGTATAGTTATATTATTTCCAAAGTAAATAAATTTAATTTCACCGAAGAATTGATAGAATATTATGATAAAAATAATTTTTTATACAAAAAATTAGAAATAAATGATTATACTAAAAAAGGTAATTATTTAATTCCTAAAACTATGAAAATGACTGATATTATAAATAATAAATCTACATATATTATTTCTGATATCTCTACAATAAAATTAAATATAAATATTAAAAATACTTTATTCTCAGAAAAAAACTTAAAAAAATAAGGAGCGTTAAAAATGAAGAAAAAAATAATTTTATTATCAGTATTTATGTTAATTTTTTTTAATGGTTTTGCTACTACTTCTCTTAAAACAAAATTAACAATAAATAATTCAAAAATTAAAAATTTAGAAAGCACCTCAAATAGTAAAGCTAAGTTTTTTCTTTATA is a window of Hypnocyclicus thermotrophus DNA encoding:
- a CDS encoding outer membrane lipoprotein-sorting protein gives rise to the protein MKKFIFMFLIIFSITTFSKTTINEILKNIKKNNNYNSSFQISTMKIEKNGKITSSMIFESYSKKINNNTFQLMKFTSPSRLTGTSILSKNGNTWYYNKRTNRVRLLSKSAKNGNLMGSSFSYDDMDFDYEKDFNSILLKEDKKYYYLKLVPIDKNKKYSYIISKVNKFNFTEELIEYYDKNNFLYKKLEINDYTKKGNYLIPKTMKMTDIINNKSTYIISDISTIKLNINIKNTLFSEKNLKK
- the pgeF gene encoding peptidoglycan editing factor PgeF, whose amino-acid sequence is MIEFKKFQDYGVKAIFSDKNDGDMSFENIKNRSFFLKKQGIKKEIIYAKQTHSKNIKIITDTKENYYENIDGFITNLENVVLFTLHADCLPIYILDKKNNIISLLHSGWKGSYQEIVKSSVYLLEKKFNSRKDNLLIAIGPGISALNYEVQKDFREQFIMKFDKNTLKNVFLEKNNKIYFDNKKFNYNLLKNLGIKDMIISEKCTYDDNYFSFRKDKDKKRNGAFLFYM
- a CDS encoding mechanosensitive ion channel family protein, encoding MGIKGDILLIIILFFIFLMFLSKRIIKNFKKLNTYLFFILILVILREGFEYLFDFNNKTIGLYFITVTFLVIKILGIFLDETSYKIIHFEIPKLLRSVILIVIFIVSFFFALKKYYNINLTPFLTTSAILSAVIGLALQDTLTNFIAGIVLTSEKNFKRGDSVVVDNIEGKVNDTDWRSTKITKFGGGVVSIPNSILLKDKFINYYRKSKYRIDIEIGTSYNDPPNKVIKVLLEIAKNNKKVLKDPLPEVLIRQYGDFSIDYILRIWVVDDYLNRWSIKTDIYREIWYSFLRNGIKIPFPVRENIEIIKDVKEENKQEFENRKVLINKIEFLKSLSEKSKNELSKKIRVLRYGKGEIIVKEGEEGDSFFIIQSGIVDIFINNRKIANLKKGDFFGEMSLLTGNKRNATVVATTDLELLVLDKMTFRKIIENDKAILDILSEYLLKRGEENTKFNKDINDLSKKQNTNRADIKKSIFKKLINFFEF
- a CDS encoding TetR/AcrR family transcriptional regulator: MKVTTRQLIITTFYKLIAKKGYDKASLNDLVKETGLSKGAIYHYFNTKDDIFIATIEFLFESMMRFDFLDIDNITKKNYKLILKNIGNNILNFGQVDPYYSRFQFEFINQAFRIAIVKDYLIKFLQKYLEFFNSFFDHLYKKNIISKKKDHEIIKQLFFMMLDSMVLYKTLDIPFNFEKNWEKFIDLILNEED
- a CDS encoding efflux RND transporter permease subunit, whose product is MLEKLGKFVIKKYRLVLLFSFIITVISIFFITKLKMNMQFMDLLPKNDNSVIIYKKALKNFNSLDSIIVGIKGNNKNDIEKFLNDVPKTLEQWNEIKSINYAQNDEFLLKNGLITLKEKDLKDLVPLLSSNSIAEFIKSSNDNFEKTYINSSDSEKINKNSNKIIFLLNFLKDFLTKANNGTLNNKDTKRFFRGNKYFISPDNTLGIFIIKSAISIDDIIEVTNFINKLEAYLNKEGKKYNVSTSLTGSQVISRDEMIVSTKDMNLTSTLSIILMLLLFIISFKLIRYSFLAIIPLIMGIIWSMGITYLIFGSLNMLTAMMGAILIGLGIDYSIHIISVFLDEKKSKENLETNLLNVYKKVIRGIITGSITTSIGFIMFSFSKFPGFKEFGIVLGIGIICTLLAAIFTLPALLMVFGKKKLKVKTNKPIYILEKLEIPVIKYKYITLIILIIIISILSIKSTNFKFEKDMMKIEAKGLKSIALNKEIIKKFDFTSDNSIIINKNLKEAQSNYEKLDKLASVGEISSIAQYLPSIEKQNKRLAIIKNIKKSSLIKVDNNIYEDKLIEELYRLENNIIELSDLSYVSGDIKITNKCDEFINSNIISNIIDNLDSKNIQKSQINFFKSLKTLILNHNENIITLNDIPNSIKNEFVGKNNEFITTIYPKHDLWNEDFQKKFLTEIDNVNKNNSGTAKIFIKVVEAEKTEGKKVLIYTVIAIFIVLLFDLKSFKYAIFALLPMLITILAILGIMGWTGFKFDVVNIIGIPLIIGIGVDDGVHLIHRYLQEKDLLITFRSTGKAITLTTLTTVFAFGTLMFAKYRGFIGFGFLLSLGVTLAYLFTLFLLVSLIAIFDKITFK